One Antarctobacter heliothermus DNA segment encodes these proteins:
- the pdxH gene encoding pyridoxamine 5'-phosphate oxidase codes for MSDRSGIFAGDDPFVIARNWLAEAEECEANDPNAIALSTVDADGLPNARMVLLKEIEDAAFVFYTNYDSRKAQEIDQAGKAAFVMHWKSLRRQIRVRGLVEKEDGPQADAYYTSRSLKSRLGAWASQQSQPLSSRAALMAEVARITARHGTNPVRPPFWGGYRIIPLEIEFWADGAFRLHDRFRWSRKDITDTWDVARLNP; via the coding sequence ATGAGCGACCGTAGCGGGATCTTTGCCGGGGACGATCCGTTTGTCATTGCCCGAAACTGGCTGGCCGAGGCTGAAGAGTGTGAGGCCAACGATCCCAACGCCATCGCCCTGTCGACGGTCGATGCCGACGGATTGCCAAACGCGCGCATGGTCTTGTTGAAAGAGATCGAGGATGCGGCCTTTGTCTTTTACACCAACTACGACAGCCGCAAGGCGCAGGAAATCGATCAGGCGGGCAAGGCGGCCTTTGTGATGCATTGGAAATCGCTGCGTCGGCAGATCCGCGTGCGCGGGTTGGTCGAAAAAGAGGACGGCCCGCAGGCCGACGCCTATTATACGTCACGGTCTCTCAAGAGTCGGTTGGGAGCCTGGGCCAGTCAGCAGAGCCAGCCGCTATCCAGTCGCGCGGCGTTGATGGCAGAGGTCGCTCGGATCACCGCGCGCCACGGCACAAATCCGGTCCGCCCGCCGTTCTGGGGTGGATATCGGATCATTCCGCTGGAGATTGAATTCTGGGCGGACGGTGCATTTCGTCTGCATGACAGGTTCCGCTGGTCTCGAAAGGATATAACAGACACTTGGGATGTCGCCCGGCTAAACCCTTGA
- the fabI gene encoding enoyl-ACP reductase FabI: protein MSNQLMAGKRGLIMGLANDKSIAWGIAKACADAGADLAFSYQGEALKKRVDPLAGQLGSDFVLPCDVGDEASIDSLFAGLKERWDTLDFVVHAIGFSDKNELRGRYVDTSKSNFAMTMDISVYSFTSVMQRAEKMMKNGGSAVTLTYYGAERIMPHYNVMGVAKAALEASVRYLAEDLGKDGIRVNAISAGPIKTLAASGIGDFRYIMKWNEYNSPLRRNVTIQDVGKSALYLLSELGSGVTGETHHVDAGYHVVGMKAVDAPDMSKG from the coding sequence ATGTCAAACCAGTTGATGGCGGGAAAACGCGGCCTGATCATGGGATTGGCCAATGATAAATCAATCGCCTGGGGCATCGCCAAGGCCTGCGCTGACGCTGGAGCGGATCTGGCGTTTTCCTATCAGGGCGAGGCGCTGAAAAAGCGCGTCGATCCGCTGGCCGGGCAATTGGGATCAGATTTCGTGCTGCCCTGCGATGTGGGTGACGAGGCGTCGATTGACTCGCTGTTTGCCGGACTGAAAGAGCGTTGGGACACTCTGGATTTTGTTGTTCATGCCATCGGGTTTTCCGACAAGAACGAACTGCGCGGCCGCTATGTGGACACGTCGAAATCCAACTTTGCCATGACGATGGATATTTCCGTCTACAGCTTTACCAGCGTGATGCAGCGCGCCGAAAAGATGATGAAAAACGGCGGCAGTGCCGTGACGCTGACCTACTACGGCGCGGAACGCATCATGCCGCATTATAATGTCATGGGCGTGGCCAAGGCAGCGCTGGAGGCATCGGTGCGCTATCTGGCAGAGGATCTGGGCAAGGACGGCATCCGCGTCAACGCGATCAGCGCCGGCCCGATCAAGACGCTGGCCGCCAGCGGCATCGGCGATTTCCGCTACATCATGAAGTGGAATGAGTACAACTCGCCCTTGCGTCGCAATGTGACCATTCAGGATGTGGGAAAATCGGCGCTGTACCTGTTGTCCGAACTGGGCAGCGGCGTCACCGGCGAGACGCACCATGTGGACGCAGGATATCACGTTGTCGGCATGAAGGCGGTGGACGCGCCCGACATGTCCAAGGGCTGA
- a CDS encoding cold-shock protein, producing the protein MTHEEIDQTAVAGRVKWFDPVKGFGFVVSDDGGPDILLHANVLRNFGQSSVADGAAIEITVQRTDRGVQATQVLKVEPPDLPENAPLADFEQIDPEVMAQAVLEPARVKWFDKAKGFGFANVFGKPEDVFIHIEVLRRSGLADLQPGEALAIRVVEGKRGHMAMEVTAWESALSR; encoded by the coding sequence TTGACACATGAGGAAATAGACCAGACCGCTGTTGCGGGACGGGTGAAATGGTTCGATCCGGTCAAGGGTTTTGGCTTTGTCGTGTCGGACGATGGGGGACCGGATATTCTGCTCCATGCGAATGTCCTTAGGAATTTCGGGCAAAGTTCGGTGGCGGACGGTGCCGCCATAGAAATCACAGTCCAACGCACCGACCGGGGTGTTCAGGCAACGCAGGTTCTAAAGGTTGAACCACCCGATCTTCCGGAAAACGCGCCCTTGGCGGATTTCGAACAGATTGACCCCGAAGTGATGGCACAAGCGGTGCTGGAACCGGCGCGGGTCAAATGGTTCGACAAGGCAAAGGGTTTCGGGTTTGCAAATGTGTTCGGAAAACCCGAAGATGTGTTCATTCATATCGAGGTCCTGCGCCGCTCGGGCCTCGCGGATTTGCAACCGGGCGAGGCCCTTGCCATCCGCGTCGTTGAGGGCAAGCGGGGACACATGGCGATGGAAGTGACTGCATGGGAAAGCGCCTTGTCGCGTTGA
- a CDS encoding DUF192 domain-containing protein — translation MGKRLVALSLMAALVAWPVLGQGDGSVILEQEAAPPPMPSAPAAEPADPLDSADPAKPLDPVAETPDADAPEDGEPVARGPSDPEPPAEEVPTDPPVATAPAEVPPALEPILPIGDEPIADAGVDPAAKPDPDSRIGACRNDTLYLRGDFGKARFSVDVAKTAEDRAQGLMNVDFMPTSKGMLFVYPAPQPVAFWMKNTLIPLDMIFADSHGVVVKVHHSATPGDLTSIPGGDQVQFVLEINGGLAKMLRIEEGAQIRHPTVRRAAWPC, via the coding sequence ATGGGAAAGCGCCTTGTCGCGTTGAGTTTGATGGCCGCGCTGGTGGCGTGGCCGGTGTTGGGGCAGGGCGATGGCTCTGTCATTCTGGAACAGGAAGCCGCGCCGCCGCCGATGCCATCGGCGCCGGCGGCAGAGCCTGCCGATCCGCTGGATTCAGCAGATCCGGCAAAGCCGCTTGATCCGGTGGCCGAGACCCCGGATGCCGACGCACCAGAGGACGGTGAGCCGGTGGCACGGGGTCCAAGCGACCCCGAACCTCCTGCCGAAGAGGTGCCCACCGATCCGCCGGTCGCAACTGCGCCGGCTGAGGTGCCGCCGGCTTTGGAACCGATTCTGCCTATCGGGGATGAGCCGATCGCCGATGCAGGTGTTGATCCTGCCGCCAAACCCGATCCTGACAGCCGAATCGGCGCGTGTCGCAATGACACTTTGTATCTTCGCGGTGATTTCGGCAAAGCCCGCTTTTCCGTCGATGTGGCCAAGACGGCCGAAGACCGCGCGCAGGGGCTGATGAACGTCGATTTCATGCCCACCAGCAAGGGTATGCTTTTTGTCTACCCAGCACCGCAACCGGTCGCATTTTGGATGAAAAACACGCTGATCCCGCTCGACATGATCTTTGCCGACAGCCACGGCGTGGTGGTCAAGGTCCATCACAGCGCCACACCGGGTGATCTGACATCCATCCCCGGCGGCGATCAGGTGCAGTTTGTGCTGGAGATCAATGGCGGTCTGGCCAAGATGTTGCGCATCGAAGAGGGGGCGCAAATCCGGCACCCGACAGTGCGTCGTGCGGCTTGGCCCTGCTGA
- the gpt gene encoding xanthine phosphoribosyltransferase produces MTDRLPHEKGFHVSWDQLHRDARALAWRLQGRGPDDGAWRAVVAITRGGMAPAMIVARELDIRIVDTISVKSYNHQAQSAPKVIKSPNMEYVGDGTGVLVVDDLVDTGRTLEVVRAHMPNAHVATVYAKPQGRPQVDTFITEVSQDTWIFFPWDMALQYVKPYRGDD; encoded by the coding sequence ATGACCGACCGCCTGCCGCACGAAAAAGGCTTTCACGTCAGTTGGGACCAGTTGCATCGGGACGCGCGCGCCCTGGCGTGGCGCCTACAGGGACGCGGTCCCGATGACGGCGCTTGGCGGGCCGTCGTGGCGATCACCCGCGGCGGCATGGCACCCGCGATGATTGTCGCGCGCGAACTGGACATCCGAATCGTCGATACGATCAGCGTCAAAAGCTACAACCATCAGGCCCAGAGCGCGCCCAAGGTGATCAAGTCGCCGAACATGGAATATGTCGGCGACGGCACCGGAGTACTTGTGGTGGACGATCTGGTCGACACCGGCCGCACGCTGGAGGTGGTGCGCGCACATATGCCCAACGCGCATGTGGCGACAGTCTATGCCAAGCCCCAAGGCCGCCCGCAGGTGGACACCTTCATCACCGAAGTGAGCCAGGATACCTGGATCTTTTTCCCGTGGGATATGGCGTTGCAATACGTCAAACCCTATCGCGGCGACGACTGA